GCAGTCGAATCTTTCGAATACCATTGATAACACTAACTTTGTTTTATATACTTAGTTTTGGGACATGTGTCGACCTTGCATAATTTTTGTTTATGTAAATTGTGCAATGGCAATGTTATTAACAACACTTACAAAATGAACAGACAGATATTGATGTATGTGTCCATCGAATGTAATGAGAAATAATATGAACTTTGTTTTGTAAATTAATACTTAAAGTGCAATTAGGTTGGTTTTGTAATAGAAAAgattttcattttgtttatgtttttGCCAAAGGGTTCATTGAAGATTCAATTATCGTATCACTTCTTAatgtgtgtttggattacagTTTGCAAACTGTAgtttgtataaaattaattttgcaaacttgattttgatgaaaaataaGTTTGTATTAACGTGATTTATGTTTAGCAATCCTTATATCAAAATGGATTATAACCAAGAAGTCAAGTAAAGTTAGTTGAACGAGATTACACATGCTTAGAAGGAAGGAATACGGGCTGGTTTTTGGTCAAAGAAGGCCCAGTCCATGCTGAGCAGAAAGTAGGTAGCCCAACTCAATTGGAGAAATGGACTGATGAGACTACTGAGGTGCGGACGCAGTCGGGCCGGGTTGATATCCATCCGGGTCGGGACCCTCAAACTGCAAAAGCAGAGCGCCCCTGCTAATGAACTTTTGGAAGTGGCGATGTTGAACCTAGACCAGCACGGCGTGATCAGAGCACGACAAGAACGGGACAACCGTGAAGCTAACCATGGTCCCAGCTGGAGAGATGAGGGGGAAGCATGGCTGATGACAGGGAACGACGCGGGACTCCATGGGCCAACAAGACGACGTTCAAAACATGATGGGACTCCATTGTTGGCGACGACAAGTGACGACCCCTCCAATGAAGACGAGCTTCACAGGGACGCCGAGGAGACCGGGTCGATTCCCGAGACGAACCTAGTGGGTTTTGAAGATGGCGCTGTTTGCAGTGGATGATGGGAGGGAGCTGGATCCTGCGACAATGGGTGAGAGCAGTAGTGGAACTGGAGCGGGCGTGGAAACTGGCGAAGGACAGCAAGCGATCAGTATTCACAATGGTTCGGAAAGGGAAGAACAAATGATTGAAAATAGGAAGGCGTGGGACTTGGCTGTTGAATCCGGAGCAATGCAATATAATGATGAAGACGATTTAATGTTGATTTTACAAGAACAGAATGAAGTGTTAGCTGAGAAGAGGAAGCTAGCAAAGCAAAAAGAGATGGCGCGAAGAAGCAGACCGAAAAAACTCAAAAAGGTGTGTAACAATGTTTTAAAATGAATTTTAGCTCTTGGAATGTTAGGGGTTTGAAGGGGCAGGAAAGCTAAGTATGATAAAAGAGCTAAAAAAACTGAATATGGTAGGTGTGGTggaaacaaaattgcaagttgcGACTAAATTTGATGTAGTACGTATTTGGGGAAGTGATGCAGTGAGCTGGGAGTTTGTAGAATCGGCAGGCACGTCTGGGGGTCTGTTGTTAATATGGGATGAGATGCTATTTAGAATGAGTAACTGCTACAAAGGGAAGAGGTGGATATGTATGGAAGGGATTTTGTTGAAAAATGAGTTCCATTGTGCTTTCTGTTTGGTTTATGATCCTCATACGAGAGTGGAAAAACTTGCTGTATGGGAGGAACTGAGCTTTATAGCTGGCTTATATCAAGTCCCAATATGATACATGGGTGATTTTAATGAGGTGTTACAGGTTGATGAACGGAAAAATCAGGACAGGTTAACAGCGTCTGCAGAAGAGTTCAAGAGTTGGATCCAAGATATGCAGTTGGTGGACTTACCGCTGAATGATCGTAAATTTACATGGTATAGAGGTGGTTCCTCTAGTCGTATTGACAGAGTCCTAGTGAGTATAGAATGGACTGAGGAGTTCCCAGAGATTTGTTTAAAAGGTGGTCCGAAAGGCCTGTCAAATCACTGCCCAATAATAGTTGAAGTGACCAAGTACAGAGGTGGCCCGTGTCCATTCCAGACTCTAGACTCCTAGTTTACACACGAAGGTTTCCTAAGAATGGTCAGAGACGAATGGTGGAATATTGGAGAGGGGCAGTTCATAGACAAGTTGAAGGCTTTAACGGTGCCACTAGGAAAATTGCATAAAGAAAAATTTGGTGACATGGATAAGAAAATCCAGCGCTTTGAGGAGGAGATCAATAAGGTAGATGACATGGTTGGGAACGGAGTCTATGATGGTACAATGGAGGCTAGAAGGAAGGCGTTAGTTACCTGTTGCAAGCAGTGGTATGTGAGGAAAGAGATACACTGGAAACAGATGTCGTGCTCCAGGCATGCGAACGACATGGATAAAAACACGAGGTACTTTCATAACTTGGCGTCGGCTAGAAGAAGGAATAATAGAATTGATGCCTTGGTGATTAATGGAAGGTTGATAAGAAATCAAGCTAGGATCAAGATAGCCATCAGAGAGTTTTACAGAGACTTGTATCATCAGGAGAGATCTCCAGTGGTGGGTTTTAGGGACGGACTGGTTAATCAGATTGGCGAAGAAGAATCGAGTGCTTTGGAGAGGATACCGACTTTGGAGGAAATTAAAGAGGCGGTTTGGGACTGTGAATCCTCTAAGGCTCCAGGTAGTAACGGGTATAATATGAACTTCATCAAGAAGTGCTGGGATGAGATTGGTACAGAGTTCTCGACAGCTATTCTAGACTTCTTTAGATCATCGAGATTGCCTTCTGACTCCAATATTACTTGGAGTAGACCTCCGGCCGATCAACATGGTAGGCTGCATATACAAAGTAATATCCAAGGTGATGGTTAGAAGGATGAGATCAGTGATGCCAGGTCTAGTAGGGGAGACTCAAAGCACATTTGTGAAGGGTCGGAAAATTCACAACGGggcactgatgagcggataatttatacgctttttggcattgtttttagatagtttttagtaggatttagttacttttagggatgttttcattagtttttatgccaaattcacatttctggactttactatgagtttgtgtgtttttctatgatttcaggtaatttctggctgaaattgaaggacctcagcaaaactctgataaggaggctgacaaaggactgctaatgctgttggattctgatctccctgcacttgaaatgg
The genomic region above belongs to Arachis stenosperma cultivar V10309 chromosome 5, arast.V10309.gnm1.PFL2, whole genome shotgun sequence and contains:
- the LOC130980797 gene encoding uncharacterized protein LOC130980797 produces the protein MVRDEWWNIGEGQFIDKLKALTVPLGKLHKEKFGDMDKKIQRFEEEINKVDDMVGNGVYDGTMEARRKALVTCCKQWYVRKEIHWKQMSCSRHANDMDKNTRYFHNLASARRRNNRIDALVINGRLIRNQARIKIAIREFYRDLYHQERSPVVGFRDGLVNQIGEEESSALERIPTLEEIKEAVWDCESSKAPGSNGYNMNFIKKCWDEIGTEFSTAILDFFRSSRLPSDSNITWSRPPADQHGRLHIQSNIQGDG